In the Blautia coccoides genome, GAGATCCTGACAGTGAAATCCGATGATGTGATCGGACGTGTGAAAACTTATGAAGCGATTATCAAGGGCGACAATATTCCGGAGCCTGGTATTCCGGAGTCCTTCAAGGTACTTTTGAAGGAGCTGCAGTCCTTGGGTCTGGATGTCAGAGTCCTCAGAGAAGACATGACAGAAGTGGAAATCATGGAGAATATCGACTATGGCGAGACAGATATGCGCTCCATCATTGAAGGTGATTCCAAACACCGCGGCGAAGAAGATTACGGAGACTACGGATTCTCAAAACAGGAATTCGAGGGTGAAGAATTAGTAGACGTGGAGGATGAGCCGGAAGAGGATGAAGAAGCATTCTTGAGCTTAGATGATGATACTCTTGTCGAGGAGTAAGGAAAGGAGTCCACAATGCCAGAAACAGCAAATAAAGAGGCATATCAGCCGATGACCTTTGATGCCATCAAAATCGGATTGGCGTCCCCGGAGAAAATCCGGGACTGGTCCAGAGGCGAGGTTAAAAAACCGGAAACCATTAACTATAGAACCCTGAAACCGGAAAAAGACGGCCTGTTCTGCGAGAGGATTTTCGGACCGAGCAAAGACTGGGAATGTCACTGCGGTAAATACAAGAAAATCCGTTATAAAGGCGTTGTCTGTGACCGATGCGGCGTTGAGGTGACAAAAGCCAGCGTCCGCAGGGAGCGCATGGGCCATATTGAACTGGCAGCACCGGTCTCCCATATCTGGTACTTCAAGGGTATTCCGTCCAGAATGGGACTGATCCTGGATCTTTCCCCGAGATCCCTGGAAAAAGTCCTGTACTTTGCCAACTATATCGTACTGGACGCAGGCACCACGGAACTGCAGTACAAACAGGTACTGACAGAGAAAGAGTTCCAGGATGCCAGAGAAAAATACGGTGACGGCGCATTCCGTGTAGGAATGGGAGCAGAGTCTGTTATGGAACTGCTGGAGGCTATTGACCTGGAAAGAGAATCCAAAGAGCTGAAAGCAGGCCTCAAGGATTCCACAGGCCAGAAGCGCGCACGTATCGTAAAGCGTCTTGAGGTTGTGGAAGCTTTCCGTGAATCCGGAAACCGTCCGGAGTGGATGATCATGACAGTTGTGCCTGTAATTCCGCCGGACCTTCGTCCTATGGTTCAGCTGGACGGCGGACGTTTCGCCACATCCGACTTAAATGATTTATATAGAAGGATCATCAACAGAAATAACCGTCTGAAAAGACTGCTTGAACTGGGCGCTCCTGATATCATTGTCCGCAATGAGAAGAGAATGCTCCAGGAAGCTGTTGATGCCCTGATTGACAATGGACGCCGGGGCCGTCCGGTCACAGGACCGGGTAACCGTGCGCTGAAGTCCCTTTCCGATATGCTGAAAGGTAAATCAGGCCGTTTCCGTCAGAACCTTCTGGGTAAACGAGTTGACTACTCAGGCCGTTCTGTTATCGTGGTTGGACCTGAATTGAAGATATTCCAGTGCGGTCTGCCAAAAGAGATGGCGATTGAGCTGTTCAAGCCTTTTGTTATGAAAGAGCTGGTGAGCAACGGCACTGCCCATAACATTAAGAATGCCAAGAAGATGGTAGAGAAGCTGGAACCTGAAGTATGGGATGTTCTGGAAGATGTCATCAAAGAGCATCCTGTCATGTTAAACCGTGCTCCTACACTGCATCGTCTGGGTATCCAGGCATTTGAGCCTATTCTGGTTGAGGGTAAAGCGATCAAGCTGCATCCCCTTGTATGTACCGCGTTCAACGCCGACTTTGATGGTGACCAGATGGCTGTTCATCTTCCCCTGTCCGTTGAGGCTCAGGCAGAGTGCCGTTTCCTGCTTCTGTCTCCAAACAACCTGCTGAAACCGTCTGACGGTGGTCCGGTGGCTGTTCCTTCACAGGATATGGTCCTTGGTATCTACTATCTGACACAGGAGAGACCGGGCGTTAAAGGTGAAGGCAAATATTTCAAGAGCGTAAATGAAGCCATCCTGGCTTATGAAAACGGATATATTACACTGCAGACCAGAATTCATGTACTTTGCAGCAAGACACAGCCGGACGGCACCGTAATGGAAGACATGGTGGATTCCACACTGGGACGTTTCCTGTTCAATGAAATCATTCCGCAGGATTTAGGTTTTGTGGACCGGTCTGTACCGGGCAATGAACTGAAGCTGGAAGTTGATTTCCTGGTAGGCAAGAAACAGTTAAAACAGATTCTGGAAAAAGTAATCAATACCCACGGCGCTACCAGAACCGCAGAGGTGCTGGATAAGATCAAAGCCACAGGTTACAAATACTCAACCAGAGCTGCCATGACCGTATCTATCTCTGATATGACAGTGCCGCCTCAGAAACCTGAGATGATCCAAAAGGCACAGGATACGGTTGACCTTATCACCAAGAACTTCAAACGTGGTCTTATCACGGAGGAAGAGAGATATAAAGAAGTAGTTGAGACATGGAAGAAGACCGATGATGAGCTTACCAAAGCCCTGCTGACAGGACTTGATAAGTACAACAACATCTTTATGATGGCTGACTCCGGTGCCCGTGGTTCCGATAAGCAGATCAAACAGCTTGCCGGTATGCGTGGTCTGATGGCTGATACGACAGGTCACACCATCGAGCTGCCCATCAAGTCAAACTTCCGTGAGGGTCTTGACGTACTGGAATACTTCATGTCCGCTCATGGTGCACGTAAAGGTCTGTCTGATACAGCCCTGCGTACCGCTGACTCCGGTTACCTGACAAGACGTCTGGTTGACGTTTCCCAGGATCTGATCGTCCGGGAAGTGGACTGCTGTGAAGACAGAGGCGAGATTCCGGGTATGTGGGTAAAAGCCTTCATGGACGGAAAAGAAGAGATTGAAAGTCTTCAGGAACGTATCACAGGACGTTTCTCTTGTGAGACCATCAAGAACGCCAAAGGCGAAGTGATCGTCAAGGCAAACCATATGATCACTCCAAAGCGCGCCGCACGTGTGGTCAATGAGGGAGTGAAAGAGGATGGCAAATCTTATGATTCCGTTAAGATCCGTACTATCCTCACATGTAAGTGCCATATCGGTGTGTGTGCAAAATGCTACGGTGCCAACATGGCAACCGGTGAGCCTGTTCAGGTAGGTGAGTCTGTAGGTATTATCGCAGCCCAGTCTATCGGTGAACCAGGTACACAGCTTACCATGCGTACCTTCCATACCGGTGGTGTTGCCGGCGGCGATATCACACAGGGTCTTCCCCGTGTGGAGGAGCTTTTTGAGGCAAGGAAGCCGAAAGGTCTTGCAATCATCACAGAGATCAAAGGTATTGCAACACTGAAGGATACAAAGAAGAAACGTGAAATCATCGTTACAGATAATGAGGACGGTAACTCCAAGACTTACCTGATTCCTTACGGCTCTCGTATCAAGGTTCAGGACGGACAGTATCTGGAGGCCGGTGATGAGCTGACAGAGGGTAGTGTCAATCCTCATGACATTCTGAAGATCAAGGGCGTTCGTGCTGTTCAGGATTATATGATCCAGGAAGTACAGCGTGTATACCGTCTGCAGGGTGTTGAGATCAATGATAAGCATATCGAGGTTATCGTTCGCCAGATGCTGAAGAAGATCCGCATCGAGGACAACGGAGATACAGAATTCCTGCCGGGTACCCTGGTTGACGTTCTGGACTACGAGGAAGAGAACGAGAAGCTCATAGAAGAGGGCAAAGAACCGGCAGACGGAAAACAGGTAATGCTGGGTATCACCAAAGCATCTCTGGCAACCAACTCCTTCTTGTCCGCAGCTTCCTTCCAGGAGACCACAAAGGTTCTGACTGAAGCAGCCATCAAGGGCAAGATCGATCCACTGATCGGTCTGAAAGAGAATGTTATCATCGGTAAACTGATTCCTGCGGGAACAGGAATGAAGTGCTACTCCAACATCAAGCTGGATACAGATTTGGCTGAGGATGAAGAAGATTATGATGAGGATGAACTCGAACTGGCGGAAGCACTGGATGTACTTCCGGCTGAGGATGAAGAGGAAGTTCTCCAGTTGACAGATGAGGTGGATGAGGTGGAACTTTCCGAGGAGGAAGAAGAAGCCGAATTGACAGAAGAATAAAGCAGGATGTAACCGTTTAGTACCTTTACAGTTACTTGCAAAACATACAAAAGACCGCTTTTCCGGAAAATGACCGGAGGGGCGGTTTTTGTATTCAGGTTATGCAGTCTTTTAAAGGAGGACAAGTATGAACAAAAAAAGAAAGTCACCTTTATGGATGCTGGTTCCCATGGGAGTCATCATCGTAGTTTTATCTATTGTCTTGATCGTCATTACCTTAAAATCAGAAAGCCAGAGAACAGAGACAGCATCCGCACATGGGACCCCCGGCGGGGAAAAGGCGGAAGAGAGCGTGGACGCGGCAGGTTCAGTACAGGCGGAACCTGAGGCGGCGGATACAGGGCCGGCCCAGGTTTATGTATCGCCGGATGTGCCGCAGAAGGTTAAGGATAAGGTGAAATCCATGAGCCTTGAGGAGAAAGCGGCACAGCTTTTTTTCGTAACACCTGAGGCTATCACCCAGGTAGATGCAGCCACCGTTGCCGGTGAGGATACGAAGAAAGCTTATGAGCAGTACCCTGTAGGAGGGATCATATATTTTTCCCGGAATATCCAGGGGCCGGACCAGCTTAAAGAAATGTTGTCCAAAACCCAGAACTATGCAAAGGAAATTGCAGGTGTCCCTGTGTTTCTGGGTGTAGATGAGGAGGGCGGAGAGGTGTCCCGGGTAGCAGGGAATAAGAATTTCTCCGTTACCAGATATGAGAGTATGCGAGCCATAGGGGACAGTAGGGATACTTCCCGGGCCTATGATGTGGGAAAAAACTTAGCATCCTATTTGAAAGAAATAGGATTTAATATAGATTTTGCACCGGATGCGGATGTAATTACCAATTCTGGCAATACTGTTATAGGAGACCGTTCTTTTGGGGAAGACCCCCAGTTGACTGCTGATATGGCGGCGCAGGTGGTCAGAGGACTGCAGGACAACGGAGTGTCAGCCTGTCTGAAACACTTCCCGGGACTGGGAGGTACTGTGGAGGACAGCCATGAAGAACGCGCCTATACGGACAAGACCCTGGAGGAGATGGAGCAGAAAGAGATGATTCCTTTTATAGAAGGGATAAAGGCAGAGTCGGATCTTATCATGGCAGGCCATATCTCCATACCCAAATCCCTGGGAGATGATACCCCGGCGTCTCTCTCGGAAAAAGTGCTGACCGGCCTGCTCCGGGACAAGTATGGATATGACGGCCTCATTATCACAGATGCCCTGGATATGAAGGCTGTTTCCGGAGTGTACAGTCCTGCCGAGGCTTCTGTAAAGGCACTCCAGGCCGGTGCGGACATGCTCCTGATGCCCGAAGATTTCAAGGCTGCCTACCGTGGTGTGCTGGATGCTGTCAGGAGTGGCGATTTGAGCCAGGAGAGGATCGATGCCTCTGTGGAGCGCATACTGCGGTTAAAAATGAAAAAATATGACTATCCATGATCCTGTATTGGCTGTTCTGTGTATTTTATTTTGTAAAACACCCGAAAGGACGGTGACGGTGCAGAGATTATGCGGGAAATACCTATAAAATTGTATTTTTTTGAAAAATTTCCTTGACAGCACCATTTTACATGGATATAATGAGAGAGCGTGCATAAAACGCAATTTTTTTGCGCGTAAAAACATTTATTCATGACAATGAATAACTGGCAGCCACTCATTTCTTCTATAATAATGTAGAAGAGAAATAATACAGGAGGTGAAATGGAATGCCAACATTCAATCAGTTAGTAAGAAAAGGACGTCAGACTTCCGTAAAGAAGTCCACAGCTCCGGCGCTTCAGAAGAGTTTTAACTCTTTACAGAAGAAGACCACAGATATGTCTTCTCCGCAGAAGAGAGGTGTGTGTACAGCGGTTAAAACTGCTACACCGAAAAAGCCTAACTCTGCTCTTAGAAAAATCGCCAGAGTTCGTCTTTCCAACGGAATCGAGGTAACAAGCTACATTCCAGGTGAAGGACATAACCTTCAGGAGCATAGTGTTGTTCTTATCCGTGGCGGCAGGGTAAAAGACTTACCAGGTACAAGATACCACATTATCCGTGGTACACTTGATACTGCAGGCGTTGCCAACAGACGTCAGGCCCGTTCTAAATACGGTGCTAAGAGACCGAAAAAATAATTAATTAGAATCATTTGAAGTCACAGATATAACTATTAAGACTGATTTTGTACCGGGATTCCATAGACCCAGGTTGTGGCTGCGGGTTTCTATATAGGATTTACCGAGTACGGACATACAAAATAGTTGTGTGAGTACCGATGATCTAATCGTTAAGGGCAAAACGTTTGTCCGTAATTTTGATAATGATTAAGGAGGGAAGTAACGTGCCACGTAAAGGACATACTCAAAAAAGAGACGTTTTAGCAGATCCGTTATACGGAAACAAAGTGGTTACCAAACTTGTCAATAACATTATGTTAGATGGTAAGAAGGGTGTAGCTCAGAAGATCGTATACGGTGCGTTCGCTAAAATGGAGGAAAAAGCCGGTAAACCGGCAATCGAAGTTTTTGAAGAAGCAATGAACAACATCATGCCGGTTCTGGAAGTTAAAGCCAGACGTATCGGTGGTGCTACCTATCAGGTACCTATCGAAGTAAGACCTGAAAGACGTCAGGCATTAGCTCTTCGTTGGATCACTCTGTATTCTCGTAAAAGAGGAGAGAAGACAATGGAAGACAGACTGGCTAATGAATTATTAGATGCTTCCAACAATACAGGTGCATCTGTTAAGAAGAAAGAAGACATGCATAAGATGGCTGAGGCAAATAAAGCATTTGCTCACTATCGATTCTAGAGGAGGAAAATCCATTGGCTGGAAGAGAATATCCGTTAGATAGAACCAGAAACATTGGTATTATGGCACATATTGATGCCGGTAAGACCACTCTTACAGAGCGTATCTTATATTATACCGGTGTTAACTATAAAATTGGCGATACTCACGAAGGAACTGCTACCATGGACTGGATGGAGCAGGAACAGGAGAGAGGTATCACAATTACTTCCGCCGCTACCACCTGTCACTGGACTTTACAGGAAAACTGTAAAAGCAAACCAGGCGCACTGGAACATCGTATCAATATTATTGATACCCCAGGTCACGTTGACTTTACTGTAGAAGTAGAGCGTTCCTTACGTGTACTTGACGGTGCGGTTGGTGTCTTCTGTGCAAAAGGCGGCGTTGAGCCTCAGTCTGAAAATGTATGGCGTCAGGCAGATACCTACAATGTACCCCGTATGGCATTCATCAACAAGATGGATATCCTGGGTGCAGATTTCTACGGTGCCGTAGAACAGATCAAGACTCGTTTAGGTAAAAATGCAATTTGTCTTCAGCTGCCCATCGGTAAAGAAGATGAATTCAAAGGAATCATCGACCTGTTTGAAATGAAAGCCTACATCTACAATGATGAAAAGGGCGAGGACATTTCCATCACAGATATCCCGGAGGATATGGCTGATGACGCAGAACTGTATCACACAGAGTTAGTTGAGAAGATCTGCGAGTTAGATGATGATTTAATGATGGAGTATCTGGAAGGTGAAGAACCTACCGTTGAAGCTCTGAAAGCAGCCCTGAGAAAAGGAACCTGCGAGTGTGCAGCAATCCCGGTATGCTGTGGTACTGCTTACAGAAATAAAGGTGTTCAGAAATTACTGGATGCTATTCTTGAATTTATGCCTGCTCCTACAGATATCCCGGCTATCAAAGGTCAGGATATGGACGGAAACGAAGTTGAGAAGCATTCTTCCGACGACGAACCGTTCGCAGCTCTGGCATTTAAGATCATGACTGACCCGTTCGTTGGTAAGCTGGCATTCTTCAGAGTTTACTCTGGTACTATGAACTCCGGTTCTTATGTACTGAATGCGACAAAAGGCAAAAAAGAGCGTGTTG is a window encoding:
- the rpoC gene encoding DNA-directed RNA polymerase subunit beta', which encodes MPETANKEAYQPMTFDAIKIGLASPEKIRDWSRGEVKKPETINYRTLKPEKDGLFCERIFGPSKDWECHCGKYKKIRYKGVVCDRCGVEVTKASVRRERMGHIELAAPVSHIWYFKGIPSRMGLILDLSPRSLEKVLYFANYIVLDAGTTELQYKQVLTEKEFQDAREKYGDGAFRVGMGAESVMELLEAIDLERESKELKAGLKDSTGQKRARIVKRLEVVEAFRESGNRPEWMIMTVVPVIPPDLRPMVQLDGGRFATSDLNDLYRRIINRNNRLKRLLELGAPDIIVRNEKRMLQEAVDALIDNGRRGRPVTGPGNRALKSLSDMLKGKSGRFRQNLLGKRVDYSGRSVIVVGPELKIFQCGLPKEMAIELFKPFVMKELVSNGTAHNIKNAKKMVEKLEPEVWDVLEDVIKEHPVMLNRAPTLHRLGIQAFEPILVEGKAIKLHPLVCTAFNADFDGDQMAVHLPLSVEAQAECRFLLLSPNNLLKPSDGGPVAVPSQDMVLGIYYLTQERPGVKGEGKYFKSVNEAILAYENGYITLQTRIHVLCSKTQPDGTVMEDMVDSTLGRFLFNEIIPQDLGFVDRSVPGNELKLEVDFLVGKKQLKQILEKVINTHGATRTAEVLDKIKATGYKYSTRAAMTVSISDMTVPPQKPEMIQKAQDTVDLITKNFKRGLITEEERYKEVVETWKKTDDELTKALLTGLDKYNNIFMMADSGARGSDKQIKQLAGMRGLMADTTGHTIELPIKSNFREGLDVLEYFMSAHGARKGLSDTALRTADSGYLTRRLVDVSQDLIVREVDCCEDRGEIPGMWVKAFMDGKEEIESLQERITGRFSCETIKNAKGEVIVKANHMITPKRAARVVNEGVKEDGKSYDSVKIRTILTCKCHIGVCAKCYGANMATGEPVQVGESVGIIAAQSIGEPGTQLTMRTFHTGGVAGGDITQGLPRVEELFEARKPKGLAIITEIKGIATLKDTKKKREIIVTDNEDGNSKTYLIPYGSRIKVQDGQYLEAGDELTEGSVNPHDILKIKGVRAVQDYMIQEVQRVYRLQGVEINDKHIEVIVRQMLKKIRIEDNGDTEFLPGTLVDVLDYEEENEKLIEEGKEPADGKQVMLGITKASLATNSFLSAASFQETTKVLTEAAIKGKIDPLIGLKENVIIGKLIPAGTGMKCYSNIKLDTDLAEDEEDYDEDELELAEALDVLPAEDEEEVLQLTDEVDEVELSEEEEEAELTEE
- a CDS encoding glycoside hydrolase family 3 protein: MNKKRKSPLWMLVPMGVIIVVLSIVLIVITLKSESQRTETASAHGTPGGEKAEESVDAAGSVQAEPEAADTGPAQVYVSPDVPQKVKDKVKSMSLEEKAAQLFFVTPEAITQVDAATVAGEDTKKAYEQYPVGGIIYFSRNIQGPDQLKEMLSKTQNYAKEIAGVPVFLGVDEEGGEVSRVAGNKNFSVTRYESMRAIGDSRDTSRAYDVGKNLASYLKEIGFNIDFAPDADVITNSGNTVIGDRSFGEDPQLTADMAAQVVRGLQDNGVSACLKHFPGLGGTVEDSHEERAYTDKTLEEMEQKEMIPFIEGIKAESDLIMAGHISIPKSLGDDTPASLSEKVLTGLLRDKYGYDGLIITDALDMKAVSGVYSPAEASVKALQAGADMLLMPEDFKAAYRGVLDAVRSGDLSQERIDASVERILRLKMKKYDYP
- the rpsL gene encoding 30S ribosomal protein S12, which produces MPTFNQLVRKGRQTSVKKSTAPALQKSFNSLQKKTTDMSSPQKRGVCTAVKTATPKKPNSALRKIARVRLSNGIEVTSYIPGEGHNLQEHSVVLIRGGRVKDLPGTRYHIIRGTLDTAGVANRRQARSKYGAKRPKK
- the rpsG gene encoding 30S ribosomal protein S7 is translated as MPRKGHTQKRDVLADPLYGNKVVTKLVNNIMLDGKKGVAQKIVYGAFAKMEEKAGKPAIEVFEEAMNNIMPVLEVKARRIGGATYQVPIEVRPERRQALALRWITLYSRKRGEKTMEDRLANELLDASNNTGASVKKKEDMHKMAEANKAFAHYRF
- the fusA gene encoding elongation factor G, producing the protein MAGREYPLDRTRNIGIMAHIDAGKTTLTERILYYTGVNYKIGDTHEGTATMDWMEQEQERGITITSAATTCHWTLQENCKSKPGALEHRINIIDTPGHVDFTVEVERSLRVLDGAVGVFCAKGGVEPQSENVWRQADTYNVPRMAFINKMDILGADFYGAVEQIKTRLGKNAICLQLPIGKEDEFKGIIDLFEMKAYIYNDEKGEDISITDIPEDMADDAELYHTELVEKICELDDDLMMEYLEGEEPTVEALKAALRKGTCECAAIPVCCGTAYRNKGVQKLLDAILEFMPAPTDIPAIKGQDMDGNEVEKHSSDDEPFAALAFKIMTDPFVGKLAFFRVYSGTMNSGSYVLNATKGKKERVGRILQMHANKRQELDKVYAGDIAAAIGFKFTTTGDTICDEQHPVILESMEFPEPVIELAIEPKTKAGQGKLGEALAKLAEEDPTFRAHTDKETGQTIIAGMGELHLEIIVDRLLREFKVEANVGAPQVAYKETFTKNADVDSKYAKQSGGRGQYGHCKVRFEPMDANGEELFKFESTVVGGAIPKEYIQPVGQGIEEAMRAGILGGFPVVGIYANVYDGSYHEVDSSEMAFHIAGSLAFKEAMAKAAPVLLEPIMRVEVTTPEDYMGDVIGDINSRRGRIEGMDDIGGGKMIRGFVPLAEMFGYATDLRSRTQGRGNYSMFFEKYEPVPKSVQEKVLSVKTGK